A single window of Flagellimonas maritima DNA harbors:
- a CDS encoding LytR/AlgR family response regulator transcription factor, translating to MILKTIIVEDEANSREILRNYIAKYSDGVQLMGEAPNITEGLDLIQKHKPDLVFLDVEMPFGNAFDLLDKVPDRTFETVFVTAYNQYAMDALNNHAAYYLMKPINIDELIKAVNYVKEIKEKENALEGQVLKARSIKTEGKITLPQQDGFQVLDVGDIYFCKADDNYTEIYLEDKRIVVSKTLKYFEDALTEYAFARIHKSYLVNVGEVVKYKRGKGGSVVLSNGKELSVSASKKARLLSYFQ from the coding sequence ATGATATTAAAGACAATAATAGTAGAGGACGAGGCAAATAGCAGGGAGATACTTCGTAACTATATTGCCAAATATAGTGATGGAGTCCAACTGATGGGAGAGGCGCCAAACATTACCGAAGGATTGGACCTCATTCAAAAGCATAAACCTGATTTAGTGTTTTTGGATGTTGAAATGCCCTTTGGAAACGCGTTTGATTTATTGGATAAAGTGCCCGATAGAACTTTTGAAACCGTTTTTGTGACAGCATATAATCAATATGCCATGGACGCTTTGAATAACCATGCTGCCTACTATCTTATGAAACCCATAAATATTGATGAATTGATTAAAGCCGTCAATTATGTCAAAGAAATAAAAGAGAAGGAAAATGCATTGGAAGGACAGGTATTAAAAGCCAGATCTATTAAAACAGAAGGAAAAATAACATTGCCACAGCAAGATGGATTTCAAGTTTTGGATGTTGGTGATATTTATTTTTGCAAAGCAGATGACAATTACACCGAAATTTATTTAGAGGACAAAAGAATAGTGGTAAGCAAAACACTCAAATATTTTGAAGATGCACTCACCGAGTATGCTTTTGCCCGAATCCATAAATCCTATTTGGTAAATGTGGGCGAAGTGGTAAAATATAAAAGAGGAAAAGGAGGTAGCGTAGTACTTTCAAACGGGAAAGAGCTCTCTGTTTCTGCATCAAAAAAAGCAAGATTACTATCTTACTTTCAATAA
- a CDS encoding tetratricopeptide repeat-containing sensor histidine kinase, protein MIKIKHILFFFLIVFYSGFSQVNNESPSVQIKGSVKGKENFAPISGVQVSTNTGGYTTTNAFGEFRIRATVGDILIFESPEFETVQHRISSDEDVDVLVEGFVISKKEKTIGRMSSRSTFNHQRSLDSANFYKDKNLEKSIDFIAQSIAQLERLGNKEELSKSFTTLGEIYLYHKQYDLAITNFKDALTSKKTTKTTLLLGKAYILNGEFQKAESTLSPLLDLKNMIPYQRVRLYEGLGDANKGLSKLKKAVNFYQEGLQIAEKNQISPKIIDLNSKIADAYASDNRFIEAEGFYNNSLNLSKKVAPERLIEENEKVADFYNEENRFDDEIQLRKKSLNELKQLSRQTVAKENKGLENADSITSQQINYKIANAYIAQDKLDEAIPYLERSIVEADSEDDLVVQKDATRKLSEVYRYKGDFSKALESYQDYVAVVDSLYIRKEQEISRAARFNREIATKQNRISSLEQERELSQSKYSLAVTEQQLFQETSKRQKWLIYSLIFGIFLMALTTFLFYRSNKQQKLANNLLALKSLRTQMNPHFIFNALNSVNNYIAKSDERSANRFLSDFSVLMRSVLENSEEDFIPLSKELELLELYVKLEHSRFSDKFDFEISIDKKIDIDAFEIPPMLLQPYIENAIWHGLRYKEQKGFLKIGVDQITNEILEIKITDNGIGRKKSAALKTANQKKQKSKGMGNIKKRIQILNNMYKNKVDVSISDLLEDETGTKVSLKLKKD, encoded by the coding sequence ATGATAAAAATAAAGCACATACTTTTTTTCTTCCTGATTGTATTTTATTCGGGCTTTTCACAGGTAAACAATGAGAGTCCATCAGTGCAAATAAAAGGTTCCGTAAAAGGAAAAGAAAATTTTGCACCTATTTCCGGTGTACAGGTTTCCACCAATACTGGAGGCTATACAACGACCAATGCGTTCGGTGAATTCAGGATTCGGGCCACTGTGGGCGACATACTGATTTTTGAAAGCCCTGAATTTGAAACCGTTCAGCATCGCATTAGCTCAGATGAAGATGTTGACGTATTGGTAGAAGGATTCGTCATTTCAAAAAAAGAGAAAACTATAGGTAGAATGAGTTCAAGAAGCACGTTCAACCATCAACGTTCACTTGATTCTGCAAATTTTTACAAGGATAAGAATCTAGAAAAAAGTATAGATTTTATAGCGCAATCCATAGCACAGCTGGAAAGGTTGGGAAACAAAGAAGAACTGTCGAAGTCTTTTACTACGTTGGGCGAGATATACCTATACCACAAACAATATGATCTTGCCATCACAAATTTTAAAGACGCCCTCACATCAAAAAAGACAACAAAAACTACATTGCTGTTGGGCAAGGCCTATATTTTGAACGGCGAATTTCAAAAGGCCGAATCGACACTTTCGCCTTTATTGGATTTAAAGAATATGATTCCCTATCAACGGGTCAGGCTCTACGAGGGATTGGGAGATGCGAACAAGGGCCTATCAAAGTTAAAGAAAGCAGTGAATTTTTATCAAGAAGGTCTTCAAATTGCTGAAAAGAATCAGATTTCTCCAAAAATAATCGATTTGAATTCAAAAATTGCAGATGCCTATGCAAGCGATAACCGCTTCATAGAAGCAGAAGGATTCTATAATAATTCACTAAACTTATCAAAGAAAGTAGCTCCTGAAAGATTGATAGAGGAAAACGAGAAAGTCGCTGATTTTTATAATGAGGAGAACAGGTTTGACGATGAAATACAACTGCGGAAGAAAAGTCTGAACGAGCTAAAACAATTGTCAAGGCAAACCGTTGCAAAAGAAAACAAAGGACTTGAAAATGCTGACTCTATAACCTCGCAACAAATTAACTACAAAATAGCGAACGCATACATTGCACAAGATAAACTGGATGAGGCCATACCGTATTTGGAGCGTAGTATTGTGGAAGCGGACAGTGAGGATGATTTGGTCGTGCAGAAGGATGCCACTAGAAAGTTGTCCGAGGTATACCGTTACAAGGGTGATTTCTCAAAAGCTTTGGAATCCTATCAAGATTATGTTGCCGTAGTGGATAGCCTGTATATAAGAAAAGAGCAAGAGATTTCAAGGGCAGCTAGGTTTAATCGTGAGATAGCTACAAAACAAAATCGCATTTCCAGTCTTGAACAGGAGCGTGAACTTTCCCAGAGCAAGTATAGCCTTGCCGTAACGGAACAGCAACTTTTTCAAGAGACGAGCAAAAGACAGAAATGGCTCATTTATTCGTTGATTTTTGGAATATTTTTGATGGCACTCACAACGTTTCTATTTTATAGAAGCAATAAGCAACAAAAGTTGGCCAATAACCTATTGGCGTTAAAATCACTGCGCACCCAAATGAATCCGCATTTTATTTTTAATGCCCTAAATTCGGTCAACAATTATATTGCCAAAAGTGATGAACGGAGCGCAAATAGATTCCTAAGTGACTTTTCGGTTTTAATGCGCAGTGTTTTGGAGAATTCGGAAGAGGATTTTATTCCGCTCTCCAAAGAATTGGAACTATTGGAGCTCTACGTAAAACTAGAGCATTCCCGTTTTTCGGATAAGTTTGATTTTGAAATAAGCATCGATAAAAAAATCGATATAGATGCTTTTGAGATTCCACCTATGTTGCTTCAGCCTTATATAGAGAATGCGATCTGGCACGGTCTGCGCTATAAAGAGCAAAAAGGATTTTTAAAAATTGGAGTTGACCAAATTACCAACGAGATTTTAGAAATTAAGATAACCGATAATGGTATTGGAAGAAAAAAATCCGCAGCTTTAAAAACCGCAAATCAAAAGAAGCAAAAATCAAAGGGGATGGGGAATATCAAAAAACGAATTCAGATATTGAACAACATGTACAAAAATAAGGTTGATGTCTCTATTTCTGATTTACTGGAAGATGAAACAGGGACAAAAGTGTCGCTAAAGCTTAAAAAAGATTAA
- a CDS encoding gliding motility-associated C-terminal domain-containing protein has product MLPLLKKTSPLFFSNYRKEKILFIAFVLFGLNLGFGQFAVTIENANGPEDAGAIALSATLDNDVEGGFTVQISTTDGSATLNDNDYVGIAGRTLTFDGTAGETVNFTVTPIADATEEPDETLVISMENLGNTTLTVDISDTATITITNDDACTAGNVAPVLDGSVDTIFCDIFAQDLDEYTNSLAPAGSDLRWSTNPDITETDDYLETSFTSIAGTYYGFFYDQLNDCTSPSFNVTLTSNTTPSSGVANNVAACTFAGGASTIDLDDQLAGADTGFWTSLDLPQNVIGPDNEVSFLFRPLGEYRFRFTTNGAVAPCNNQATELVITVIDCFELCNAGTTAPVLDTSEPTVFCDEINANLDDYVISNPPPNSQLRWSTDPNVLPPNLNSGVIVTNAASYFGYYYDEDNNCRSPLITISLQLFTSPEVINTTGETRCGPGTLILEASASDSGFLNWYASPTGGSVIGVGSSFETPFISETTSFFVEATANGCSSERTEVVATVNPLPFVGTPTNTIACNVLGNEDPTVIDLDDTLTGEDSGSWSIVTDLSGGTLVIGSGNTVDFENLPTGNYVFEYTTDGAIAPCTDSTVQVIIFVSNCLFDTDNDGLSDSEENDLGTDPNNPDTDGDGLTDGEEVLVVDDLSTPLIPENMTDPLDSCDPFLTPACNPDPIDLALAKTVNEETVLLNREVSFTITLENNTMDRVIDIVVNDLLGAGFDYIAHTASKGLYDPITGDWSIDNIIPEEILTLEITVTVLEIGTLTNTATIISTFPIDTVENNNVASASVEVIPSPCQTPGTLCNIFSPNGDGFNDTLKLVDPNNEFEDARLEVFDRYGNSVFKMDSYDSSWDGTGDNGELPKGTYFYLLDLKDGSEVTKGWIQIIR; this is encoded by the coding sequence ATGTTACCGTTGTTAAAAAAAACCTCACCTTTATTTTTCTCTAACTATCGTAAAGAGAAAATACTTTTTATAGCTTTTGTACTCTTTGGACTCAATCTCGGATTTGGGCAATTTGCGGTAACCATTGAAAATGCCAATGGTCCTGAAGATGCCGGGGCAATAGCCCTGTCGGCTACTCTGGATAATGATGTCGAAGGTGGCTTCACCGTACAGATTTCAACAACCGACGGCTCCGCTACTTTGAATGACAATGATTACGTGGGTATTGCAGGTAGAACACTTACGTTTGATGGGACAGCGGGTGAAACCGTCAATTTTACGGTTACACCGATTGCAGATGCCACCGAAGAGCCGGACGAGACATTGGTCATTTCCATGGAAAACCTTGGGAATACGACACTAACAGTGGATATTTCCGATACGGCAACCATTACCATAACTAATGATGATGCATGTACCGCAGGCAATGTTGCTCCAGTTTTGGACGGATCTGTGGATACGATTTTTTGTGACATATTTGCACAGGACTTAGATGAATATACCAATAGTCTTGCTCCTGCAGGTTCAGATTTGCGATGGAGCACCAATCCGGACATCACCGAAACGGATGATTATTTGGAAACCAGCTTTACCTCAATTGCGGGTACTTACTACGGATTTTTCTACGATCAATTGAATGATTGTACAAGTCCATCTTTTAATGTAACGCTAACGTCGAATACAACTCCTTCTTCTGGAGTGGCGAACAATGTAGCAGCTTGTACGTTTGCAGGAGGGGCCAGCACTATAGATTTGGATGACCAATTGGCAGGTGCCGATACCGGATTTTGGACATCACTTGATTTACCTCAAAATGTTATTGGTCCAGATAATGAGGTTAGTTTTTTATTTCGACCATTAGGGGAGTATAGATTTAGATTTACTACTAATGGGGCTGTAGCGCCCTGTAACAACCAAGCAACCGAATTAGTTATTACAGTAATTGATTGTTTTGAACTTTGTAACGCGGGAACTACCGCTCCTGTTTTGGATACTTCCGAACCGACAGTGTTCTGTGATGAAATAAATGCAAATCTGGATGATTATGTTATTAGCAATCCACCACCAAATAGTCAGCTTAGATGGAGTACTGACCCTAATGTTTTACCACCTAATTTGAATTCTGGTGTAATAGTGACTAATGCAGCATCCTATTTTGGATATTATTATGATGAAGATAATAATTGTCGGAGTCCCCTCATCACAATATCACTACAATTATTTACTTCTCCAGAAGTTATAAACACAACAGGGGAAACAAGATGCGGTCCTGGAACCTTGATTTTAGAAGCTTCAGCAAGCGATAGTGGTTTTTTAAATTGGTACGCAAGCCCTACGGGAGGTAGTGTTATAGGTGTTGGTTCATCTTTTGAAACGCCTTTCATATCCGAAACTACATCTTTTTTTGTTGAAGCAACAGCAAATGGATGTTCATCCGAAAGAACCGAAGTAGTAGCGACCGTGAACCCGTTGCCCTTTGTTGGGACCCCAACCAATACTATAGCCTGTAACGTTTTGGGTAACGAAGACCCTACGGTTATTGATTTGGATGACACGCTAACAGGCGAGGATTCCGGGTCATGGAGCATTGTTACGGATTTATCCGGTGGTACACTGGTCATTGGTTCTGGGAATACTGTTGACTTTGAAAATTTACCGACAGGAAATTATGTTTTTGAATATACAACGGATGGGGCCATAGCCCCCTGTACCGATAGTACGGTTCAAGTAATCATATTTGTGAGCAATTGCCTTTTTGATACTGATAACGACGGTCTATCGGACAGTGAGGAAAACGATTTGGGAACGGACCCCAACAATCCTGATACGGATGGTGACGGATTGACGGATGGGGAAGAGGTTTTGGTTGTGGACGACCTCAGTACGCCCCTGATTCCTGAAAATATGACTGACCCATTGGATAGTTGCGACCCTTTCCTAACCCCTGCATGCAACCCGGACCCTATTGATTTGGCATTGGCCAAAACAGTAAATGAAGAAACGGTTTTACTGAACAGGGAAGTCTCTTTTACCATAACATTGGAGAACAATACGATGGATAGAGTAATCGATATTGTCGTAAACGATTTGCTTGGTGCAGGATTCGATTACATAGCACATACAGCATCAAAAGGGTTATATGATCCAATAACAGGGGATTGGTCTATTGATAATATCATACCAGAAGAGATATTGACATTAGAGATTACTGTCACGGTGCTTGAAATAGGCACATTGACCAATACGGCAACTATAATTTCAACCTTTCCAATAGATACTGTAGAAAATAATAACGTAGCTAGTGCTTCTGTTGAGGTAATTCCGAGTCCTTGTCAAACGCCAGGTACGCTATGTAACATATTCTCGCCCAATGGAGATGGGTTTAATGATACCTTGAAGTTAGTAGACCCCAATAACGAATTCGAAGATGCAAGACTCGAGGTTTTTGATCGCTACGGTAATAGCGTTTTTAAAATGGATAGCTACGATAGCTCATGGGACGGAACTGGAGATAATGGAGAGCTACCGAAGGGAACTTATTTTTACTTACTTGATTTAAAGGACGGTTCGGAAGTAACAAAAGGTTGGATTCAAATTATAAGATAA
- a CDS encoding gamma carbonic anhydrase family protein has product MLIKSVRGKSPEIGEDCFIAENATIVGEVSMGEQCSVWFNAVIRGDVHFIKMGNKVNVQDGAVIHCTYQKSPTTIGNNVSIGHNALVHGCTVKDNVLIGMGSIIMDNCVVESNSIIAAGAVLTQGTHVEAGSIYAGVPAKKIKDISPELSSGEIDRIANNYVTYSGWFKE; this is encoded by the coding sequence ATGTTAATCAAGAGCGTTAGGGGAAAATCCCCAGAAATTGGAGAGGATTGTTTTATTGCAGAAAACGCAACCATTGTTGGTGAAGTTTCAATGGGTGAACAATGCAGCGTATGGTTCAATGCCGTGATTCGGGGAGATGTACATTTTATCAAAATGGGCAATAAGGTGAACGTTCAAGATGGAGCTGTTATACATTGTACCTATCAAAAATCCCCCACTACCATTGGCAATAATGTTTCCATAGGCCATAATGCTTTGGTGCACGGGTGTACGGTGAAAGATAATGTGTTGATAGGAATGGGAAGTATCATTATGGACAATTGCGTTGTGGAGAGTAACTCCATCATCGCGGCAGGTGCCGTGCTAACCCAAGGAACCCATGTTGAAGCAGGGAGTATTTATGCGGGAGTCCCTGCCAAGAAAATAAAGGACATAAGCCCAGAACTCAGTTCGGGTGAAATTGACCGTATAGCAAATAACTATGTAACGTATTCGGGTTGGTTCAAGGAGTGA
- a CDS encoding VWA domain-containing protein, translating into MKHFKHLMGITLFTIAVGTAYGCNLKPKENFGKAEKQDTAMLTTTVSEKPAKQFVKVALLLDTSNSMDGLINQAKAQLWDIVNEFTYAKCGNETRPSLKIALYEYGNDNLASNEGYIRQVIGFSSDLDEISEKLFSLTTNGGEEFCGKVIHTSLKQLDWGKNADDLKMIFIAGNEPFTQGKLDYKDATLQAKEKDVIVNTIFCGNYEQGISTKWKNGATLTGGEYMAIDHNKQVVHIDTPYDDIIIKLNSQLNNTYISYGALGSKKKAQQSMQDSNAAEMEEAVVVKRAVSKSSRLYNNSSWDLVDAIEDEDFEVSELKEKDLPQELKGKSEKEITVYLESKKSEREKIQKQIQELNKKREAYIAKNQKEEAGELENALLSAIKTQAAKKNYRWD; encoded by the coding sequence ATGAAACATTTTAAGCACCTAATGGGAATAACGCTTTTTACCATTGCAGTGGGAACGGCATATGGCTGTAATTTGAAACCGAAAGAAAATTTTGGCAAAGCAGAAAAACAAGATACGGCAATGTTAACCACCACTGTATCCGAAAAGCCTGCCAAGCAGTTTGTAAAAGTTGCATTGTTATTGGATACCAGTAACAGCATGGATGGCCTTATCAACCAAGCTAAGGCCCAGCTTTGGGATATTGTTAATGAGTTCACGTATGCTAAATGCGGAAATGAGACCCGACCCTCTTTAAAAATAGCATTGTACGAATACGGCAACGATAATCTTGCCTCCAACGAAGGTTATATTAGGCAGGTCATTGGCTTTAGCAGCGATTTGGATGAAATCTCCGAAAAATTATTTTCACTTACAACCAATGGAGGTGAGGAATTCTGCGGAAAAGTAATCCATACTTCCTTAAAGCAATTGGACTGGGGCAAAAATGCCGATGATCTTAAAATGATATTTATTGCCGGCAATGAACCATTTACACAAGGCAAATTGGATTATAAGGACGCTACATTACAAGCAAAGGAAAAAGATGTCATTGTCAATACCATTTTCTGTGGCAACTATGAACAAGGCATTTCCACAAAATGGAAAAATGGCGCTACACTTACCGGAGGCGAATACATGGCTATTGACCATAATAAGCAGGTGGTACATATTGACACGCCTTACGATGATATTATCATAAAATTAAACTCACAATTGAACAACACCTATATTTCTTATGGTGCTTTGGGCAGTAAAAAGAAAGCACAGCAATCTATGCAGGATTCCAATGCGGCCGAAATGGAAGAGGCCGTAGTGGTAAAGCGTGCCGTAAGCAAAAGTTCCAGACTCTATAATAATTCTTCTTGGGATTTGGTAGATGCCATTGAGGATGAAGATTTTGAAGTATCTGAATTGAAAGAAAAAGATTTGCCACAAGAATTAAAAGGAAAATCCGAAAAAGAAATAACGGTATATCTGGAAAGTAAAAAATCAGAGCGTGAAAAAATTCAAAAGCAAATTCAAGAATTGAACAAAAAACGTGAAGCTTATATTGCAAAAAATCAAAAAGAGGAAGCTGGCGAATTGGAGAACGCTCTTTTATCAGCTATTAAAACACAGGCCGCAAAGAAAAATTATAGGTGGGATTAA
- the fabD gene encoding ACP S-malonyltransferase, translating to MNAYIFPGQGAQFVGMGLDLYENHQQAQELFEQANEILDFSITDVMFEGTPEDLKQTKVTQPAIFLHSVILSKVLGDDFKPDMVAGHSLGEFSALVANGTLNFEDGLKLVSKRALAMQKACEMQSSTMAAVLGLDDEVVETICNETPGIVVPANYNCPGQLVISGEIEAVNTACEKLKEAGARRALLLPVGGAFHSPLMEPAREELASAIEATKFNVPTCPIYQNVPTTAVTDADGIKANLISQLTAPVKWTQSILQMVQDGGTSFIEVGPGKVLQGLVRKIDSGVETSSAAV from the coding sequence ATGAATGCATACATTTTTCCTGGACAGGGTGCCCAATTTGTGGGAATGGGATTAGATCTTTATGAAAATCACCAACAAGCACAAGAGCTTTTTGAACAAGCCAATGAAATTTTGGATTTCTCGATTACGGACGTCATGTTTGAAGGTACCCCCGAGGATTTAAAACAGACCAAAGTTACCCAACCCGCAATTTTTCTACATTCAGTTATTTTGAGCAAGGTTTTGGGAGATGACTTTAAACCGGATATGGTTGCGGGCCATTCTTTGGGTGAGTTTTCAGCTTTAGTGGCCAATGGCACCCTTAATTTTGAGGATGGCTTAAAATTGGTCTCTAAACGTGCTTTGGCTATGCAAAAAGCTTGCGAGATGCAATCAAGTACTATGGCCGCTGTTTTAGGTCTGGATGATGAAGTGGTAGAAACAATATGCAACGAAACCCCGGGAATAGTCGTTCCGGCCAATTATAATTGTCCAGGTCAGTTGGTGATTTCGGGAGAAATAGAAGCAGTAAACACTGCATGTGAAAAACTGAAGGAAGCCGGTGCAAGAAGAGCTTTGTTGCTACCTGTTGGGGGAGCCTTTCATTCTCCTTTGATGGAACCTGCGAGAGAAGAATTGGCATCTGCCATAGAAGCCACAAAATTTAATGTGCCTACCTGTCCAATTTATCAAAACGTACCAACAACAGCAGTAACCGATGCAGATGGAATAAAGGCCAACCTGATATCACAATTGACCGCACCGGTAAAATGGACGCAAAGTATATTGCAAATGGTTCAAGATGGCGGAACATCTTTCATTGAGGTTGGTCCGGGAAAGGTTTTGCAGGGTTTGGTAAGGAAAATAGATTCGGGAGTGGAAACTTCATCCGCGGCGGTATAA
- a CDS encoding type IX secretion system membrane protein PorP/SprF encodes MPNRIGLKKYKQFVLLFFGITAICSAQKEPQYTQYMYNIGSFNPAYVGTVESLEIAGLYRAQWVDIPGAPRTMRFGTNIPFANEKMGLGFNVVNDQLGPSNQTFIDVSYSYQINLSEITKLSFGMAAGGSLLNLDYSEGTVNNPLDPTLGNENVSNFYPTVGAGLFLYEEDWYAGLSIPNFLTNGLYNDEVATIVEDNLQFNLIGGYVFQLSDRTKFKPAFLINYLEGSPLNIDISANFQFLDALTIGAAYRFNDTVSGLAGIQISNGLFLGYSYDYNTNLLGEFSGASHEAILKFYIGRGGFGSGNKTNKDKKLKGKPKQIDSPRFF; translated from the coding sequence ATGCCAAATAGGATTGGTTTAAAAAAATATAAACAATTTGTACTGCTGTTCTTTGGTATAACTGCTATTTGCAGTGCCCAAAAAGAACCACAGTATACCCAATACATGTATAATATAGGTAGCTTCAACCCTGCTTATGTAGGTACTGTTGAAAGTCTGGAGATAGCTGGACTGTACCGGGCCCAATGGGTGGATATTCCAGGTGCGCCAAGAACCATGCGGTTTGGAACTAACATTCCCTTTGCCAATGAAAAAATGGGCTTGGGCTTTAATGTGGTAAATGACCAATTGGGTCCTTCAAACCAAACCTTTATAGATGTTTCCTATTCGTATCAGATCAATTTATCGGAAATAACCAAACTTTCCTTTGGGATGGCGGCAGGTGGATCGCTCCTAAATTTGGATTACTCCGAAGGAACGGTGAATAATCCTTTGGACCCGACATTGGGCAATGAAAACGTAAGTAATTTTTATCCAACAGTAGGTGCGGGGCTTTTTCTCTATGAAGAAGATTGGTATGCAGGACTTTCCATACCCAACTTTTTGACAAACGGCTTGTACAACGATGAGGTTGCAACCATAGTTGAGGATAATTTGCAATTTAATTTAATAGGCGGTTACGTTTTTCAACTATCTGACAGAACTAAGTTCAAACCTGCCTTTTTGATCAACTATCTTGAAGGCTCACCATTGAACATCGATATATCGGCTAATTTCCAATTTTTGGATGCCCTTACAATTGGAGCGGCCTATCGTTTTAACGATACAGTTAGCGGATTGGCGGGCATTCAAATCTCGAACGGATTGTTTTTGGGCTATTCCTATGATTACAATACAAACTTACTCGGAGAATTCAGTGGTGCATCGCATGAGGCTATATTGAAGTTTTATATAGGTAGGGGAGGTTTTGGCAGTGGGAACAAAACAAATAAGGATAAAAAACTAAAGGGGAAACCAAAACAAATAGATTCCCCTAGATTTTTCTAA